GCTGATGATAAAGGGATAGGATTAGAAACTCATTTCGAAGCTATTACTTATATGAAGGAGTTAGGATTTAAAACAAATCCGGAAAGCAAACATTGCAGCAGTATAGAAGAAGTTCTTGAATATGTGAACAGCTGGGTAAACCGCCGTAACGATTTACGTTATGAAATCGATGGGATTGTTATAAAAGTAGATGATCTAAAGCAGCAGCAAGACCTTGGCTTTACAGCCAAAAACCCTCGCTGGGCTATTGCGTATAAATTTCCCGCCGAAGAAAAAGTGACTACACTGACAGGCATTACTCTTTCCGTCGGACGAACTGGGGTTGTTACTCCTACCGCACAATTGAAAGCAGTAAAAGTTGCTGGAACGACAGTACAGCGGGCTTCACTTCATAATGAAGACCTCATTCGCGAGAAAGATATTAAAATAGGCGACCAAGTCGTTATCAAAAAAGCAGGAGACATTATTCCTGAAGTAGTTAGAGTGTTAGACGATCTGCGTGAAGGAAATGAAAAGGACTTTGAAATGCCTACAGAATGTCCTGCATGCGGAAGTGAACTTGTTCGGCTTGAGGAAGAAGTAGCACTTCGCTGCATCAATCCACAATGTCCTGCTCAAATGCAGGAAGCGTTGATTCATTTTGTCTCTAGAGATGCTATGAACATCGACGGGCTGGGTGAGAAAGTTATTCAGCAGCTTTTCAGCCACAATCTTGTAGCAGGAATTGCTGATTTGTATAAGCTTGAAAAAGAAGAGCTTCTTAAGCTTGAACGAATGGGAGAGAAATCTGTCCAAAACTTGTTAAATGCCATTGAAGCGTCTAAAGAAAATTCTTTGGAAAAGTTAATATTTGGTCTTGGCATTCGGTTTGTCGGTTCGAAAGCAGCAAGAACCCTAGCTGAACATTTTGAAACGATGGAACATCTGCAAACAGCTTCTTCTGATGATTTGCTTGCTATTTATGAAGTTGGTGAAAAAATGGCAGATTCTATTGTCAGTTATTTTGAAAAACCGGAAGCTGCAGTGTTAATAAATGAACTAAAAGAACTCGGTGTTAATATGACTTATAAAGGACCGAAAAAAGCAGCGACT
This DNA window, taken from Alteribacillus bidgolensis, encodes the following:
- the ligA gene encoding NAD-dependent DNA ligase LigA is translated as MNRKDAEEQVEKLRQLLDKYGYHYYVLDNPLVPDSEYDEKMQKLMTLEEEFPDLQSNDSPTVRVGGPPLEAFEKVQHEIPMMSLGNAFNEQDLYDFDRRVRQVTGDDVQYTCELKIDGLAVSLSYENGSFVRGATRGDGTTGEDITSNLKTVGSIPLRLRKPADIEVRGEVFMPKHSFERLNEAKENAGEMLFANPRNAAAGSLRQLDPKIAASRNLDIFLYAIADDKGIGLETHFEAITYMKELGFKTNPESKHCSSIEEVLEYVNSWVNRRNDLRYEIDGIVIKVDDLKQQQDLGFTAKNPRWAIAYKFPAEEKVTTLTGITLSVGRTGVVTPTAQLKAVKVAGTTVQRASLHNEDLIREKDIKIGDQVVIKKAGDIIPEVVRVLDDLREGNEKDFEMPTECPACGSELVRLEEEVALRCINPQCPAQMQEALIHFVSRDAMNIDGLGEKVIQQLFSHNLVAGIADLYKLEKEELLKLERMGEKSVQNLLNAIEASKENSLEKLIFGLGIRFVGSKAARTLAEHFETMEHLQTASSDDLLAIYEVGEKMADSIVSYFEKPEAAVLINELKELGVNMTYKGPKKAATAVDSIFYGKTVVLTGSLENVTRKEAKQKIESFGGKVTGSVSKNTDLLIAGEDAGSKLTKAQEIGVEIWGEDQFLEEVDS